The Mus caroli chromosome 1, CAROLI_EIJ_v1.1, whole genome shotgun sequence genome has a window encoding:
- the Optc gene encoding opticin isoform X2, translating into MRGCWAVPGSDRQSSSPPEPLSPWKLPSQTEPKVSKRMYIRGIQPFPLLPPPQNLMKFLAFLSLLTLVLQKAGTASLLGERERDEQSPEEGDTYTSLYVGNHTLSIEDYNEVIDLSNYEELADYGDQIPEAKISNLTLPTRTSPTSTVAPRTLSPNLTMAVPTTTGLLNSQSSHAKLRRIDLSGNSISSIHNDALRLLPALQDLILPENQLAALPVLPSGIEFLDVRLNRLQSSGIQPEAFVALKKLQFLYLANNMLDSIPGPLPLSLRSLHLQNNRIETMESDTFCDTGEHRHERRQLEDIRLDGNPINLNLFPEAYFCLPRLPVGNFI; encoded by the exons ATGAGGGGGTGTTGGGCTGTCCCTGGGTCTGACAGGCAGTCATCATCTCCACCAGAACCTTTATCTCCCTGGAAGCTCCCGAGCCAGACGGAACCAAAAGTATCCAAAAG GATGTACATCAGAGGGATTCAGCCATTCCCACTCCTACCCCCCCCTCAGAACCTCATGAAGTTCCTGGCTTTCCTGAGTCTGTTGACCTTGGTGCTGCAGAAGGCAGGGACAGCTTCTCTCctaggggagagagaaagagacgaGCAGAGCCCTGAGGAAGGTGACACTTACACGTCCCTGTATGTGGGGAACCATACCCTGAGCATAGAGGACTACAACGAGGTCATTGATCTCAGCAACTATGAGGAACTGGCAGACTATGGGGACCAGATCCCTGAG GCTAAAATAAGCAATCTGACTCTTCCAACAAGAACTAGTCCTACTAGCACTGTGGCTCCGAGGACATTGTCACCAAACCTCACGATGGCCGTACCTACCACCACTGGCCTTCTGAACTCCCAGAGCAGTCATG CAAAACTGAGAAGGATCGACCTCTCTGGCAactccatctcctccatccacAACGATGCCCTCCGCCTGCTGCCTGCCCTGCAGGATCTGATCCTTCCAGAGAACCAGCTGGCAGCCCTGCCTGTGCTGCCCAGTGGCATTGAGTTCCTGGACGTCCGCCTGAATCGGCTGCAGAGCTCGGGGATACAGCCTGAGGCATTCGTG GCGCTGAAGAAGCTGCAGTTTCTCTACCTGGCCAACAACATGCTGGATTCCATCCCTGGGCCTTTGCCCCTTAGCCTGCGCTCTCTGCACCTGCAG AATAACAGGATCGAGACCATGGAAAGCGACACCTTCTGTGACACCGGGGAACACAGACATGAGCGCCGGCAGCTGGAAGACATCCGCCTGGACGGGAACCCCATCAACCTGAACCTTTTCCCAGAGGCCTATTTTTGCCTGCCACGGCTCCCTGTGGGCAACTTCATCTAG
- the Optc gene encoding opticin isoform X1 produces the protein MRGCWAVPGSDRQSSSPPEPLSPWKLPSQTEPKVSKRMYIRGIQPFPLLPPPQNLMKFLAFLSLLTLVLQKAGTASLLGERERDEQSPEEGDTYTSLYVGNHTLSIEDYNEVIDLSNYEELADYGDQIPEAKISNLTLPTRTSPTSTVAPRTLSPNLTMAVPTTTGLLNSQSSHGLPTCLVCVCLGSSVYCDDADLENIPPLPQMTTYLYARFNHINHIQAGDFKGLTKLRRIDLSGNSISSIHNDALRLLPALQDLILPENQLAALPVLPSGIEFLDVRLNRLQSSGIQPEAFVALKKLQFLYLANNMLDSIPGPLPLSLRSLHLQNNRIETMESDTFCDTGEHRHERRQLEDIRLDGNPINLNLFPEAYFCLPRLPVGNFI, from the exons ATGAGGGGGTGTTGGGCTGTCCCTGGGTCTGACAGGCAGTCATCATCTCCACCAGAACCTTTATCTCCCTGGAAGCTCCCGAGCCAGACGGAACCAAAAGTATCCAAAAG GATGTACATCAGAGGGATTCAGCCATTCCCACTCCTACCCCCCCCTCAGAACCTCATGAAGTTCCTGGCTTTCCTGAGTCTGTTGACCTTGGTGCTGCAGAAGGCAGGGACAGCTTCTCTCctaggggagagagaaagagacgaGCAGAGCCCTGAGGAAGGTGACACTTACACGTCCCTGTATGTGGGGAACCATACCCTGAGCATAGAGGACTACAACGAGGTCATTGATCTCAGCAACTATGAGGAACTGGCAGACTATGGGGACCAGATCCCTGAG GCTAAAATAAGCAATCTGACTCTTCCAACAAGAACTAGTCCTACTAGCACTGTGGCTCCGAGGACATTGTCACCAAACCTCACGATGGCCGTACCTACCACCACTGGCCTTCTGAACTCCCAGAGCAGTCATG gcctgcctacctgcctggtCTGTGTGTGCCTTGGCTCTTCTGTCTACTGTGATGATGCAGACCTGGAGAacatccctcctcttccccagatGACCACCTACCTATATGCTCGCTTCAACCACATCAACCACATCCAGGCTGGAGACTTCAAAGGGCTGA CAAAACTGAGAAGGATCGACCTCTCTGGCAactccatctcctccatccacAACGATGCCCTCCGCCTGCTGCCTGCCCTGCAGGATCTGATCCTTCCAGAGAACCAGCTGGCAGCCCTGCCTGTGCTGCCCAGTGGCATTGAGTTCCTGGACGTCCGCCTGAATCGGCTGCAGAGCTCGGGGATACAGCCTGAGGCATTCGTG GCGCTGAAGAAGCTGCAGTTTCTCTACCTGGCCAACAACATGCTGGATTCCATCCCTGGGCCTTTGCCCCTTAGCCTGCGCTCTCTGCACCTGCAG AATAACAGGATCGAGACCATGGAAAGCGACACCTTCTGTGACACCGGGGAACACAGACATGAGCGCCGGCAGCTGGAAGACATCCGCCTGGACGGGAACCCCATCAACCTGAACCTTTTCCCAGAGGCCTATTTTTGCCTGCCACGGCTCCCTGTGGGCAACTTCATCTAG
- the Prelp gene encoding prolargin → MRASFFWLLPLLLILASVAQGQPTRPKPGIRRKPKPRPTPKFPQPSEPAEPTDLPPPLPPGPPSVFPDCPRECYCPPDFPSALYCDSRNLRKVPVIPPRIHYLYLQNNFITELPLESFQNATGLRWVNLDNNRIRKVDQRVLGKLPSLAFLYMEKNQLEEVPSALPQNLEQLRLSQNLISRIPPGVFSKLENLLLLDLQHNRLSDGVFKADTFQGLKNLMQLNLAHNILRKMPPKVPQAIHQLYLDSNKIETIPNGYFKDFPNLAFIRMNYNKLSDRGLPKNSFNISNLLVLHLSHNKISNVPAISNKLEHLYLNNNSIEKINGTQICPNNLVAFHDFSSDLENVPHLRYLRLDGNFLKPPIPLDLMMCFRLLQSVVI, encoded by the exons ATGAGGGCATCCTTCTTCtggctcctcccacttctcctcaTCTTGGCCTCAGTGGCCCAAGGCCAACCGACAAGACCAAAACCTGGGATTAGGCGTAAACCCAAGCCGAGGCCCACACCCAAATTTCCTCAGCCCTCCGAGCCAGCAGAGCCGACagacctgcctccacctcttcctcccgGCCCTCCATCTGTCTTCCCTGACTGTCCACGGGAATGCTACTGCCCCCCTGACTTCCCGTCAGCCCTCTACTGTGACAGCCGAAACCTTCGAAAGGTCCCCGTCATCCCACCCCGAATCCATTACCTTTACCTGCAGAACAACTTCATCACTGAGCTCCCTCTGGAATCTTTCCAGAATGCCACGGGCCTGAGGTGGGTCAACCTGGACAATAACCGAATTCGCAAGGTGGACCAGAGAGTGCTGGGGAAGCTCCCCagcctggcattcctctacatggAGAAGAACCAGCTGGAAGAGGTACCATCAGCTCTGCCCCAGAACCTGGAACAGCTGAGGCTGAGCCAGAACCTCATTTCCAGGATCCCACCCGGAGTGTTCAGCAAGCTGGAGAACCTGCTGCTCCTGGATCTACAGCACAATCGGCTGAGCGATGGCGTCTTCAAGGCCGATACCTTCCAGGGCCTCAAAAACCTCATGCAGCTCAATCTGGCCCACAACATCCTGAGAAAGATGCCCCCCAAAGTCCCCCAAGCCATCCACCAGCTCTACCTGGACAGCAACAAGATCGAGACCATCCCCAATGGGTACTTCAAGGACTTCCCCAACCTGGCCTTCATCCGTATGAACTACAACAAGCTGTCAGATCGCGGGCTCCCCAAGAACTCCTTCAACATCTCCAACTTGCTGGTGCTCCACCTGTCTCACAACAAGATCAGCAACGTGCCGGCCATCAGCAACAAGCTGGAACACCTGTACCTCAACAACAATAGCATAGAGA AAATCAACGGGACCCAGATTTGCCCCAACAACCTAGTGGCCTTCCATGACTTCTCCTCGGATCTGGAAAACGTGCCCCACCTGCGCTACCTGCGGCTGGACGGGAATTTCCTGAAGCCACCCATCCCACTGGACCTCATGATGTGCTTCCGCCTCCTGCAGTCCGTAGTCATCTAG